The Balearica regulorum gibbericeps isolate bBalReg1 chromosome 5, bBalReg1.pri, whole genome shotgun sequence genome window below encodes:
- the KCNJ11 gene encoding ATP-sensitive inward rectifier potassium channel 11 gives MLSRKGIIPEEYVLTRLAEDVPDHARYRARERRARFVGKNGACNVAHKNIREQGRFLQDVFTTLVDLKWPHTLLIFTMSFLCSWLLFGMVWWLIAFAHGDLDHSTRLQRDPGEGAVGASASFVPCVTSIHSFTSAFLFSIEVQVTIGFGGRMVTEECPAAILVLIVQNIVGLVINAIMLGCIFMKTSQAHRRAETLIFSKHAVIALREGKLCFMLRVGDLRKSMIISATIRMQVVKKTASLEGEVVPLNQIDIQMENPVGGNSIFLVSPLIIYHVIDKNSPLYDISPLNLHHHEDLEIIVILEGVVETTGITTQARTSYLADEILWGQRFVPIVAEEDGRYSVDYSKFGNTVKVPTPSCTARQLEEDKSIMDTMPLSPKGTIRKRSVKLKPKFTISDEPS, from the coding sequence ATGCTGTCGAGGAAGGGAATCATCCCCGAAGAGTACGTGCTGACCCGGCTGGCGGAGGATGTGCCGGATCATGCCCGGTACCGAGCACGGGAGCGGCGGGCGCGGTTCGTGGGCAAGAACGGTGCCTGCAATGTGGCCCATAAAAACATTCGGGAGCAGGGACGCTTCCTCCAAGACGTCTTCACCACCCTGGTGGACCTCAAGTGGCCCCACACGCTGCTCATCTTCACCatgtccttcctctgcagctggcTGCTCTTTGGCATGGTCTGGTGGCTCATTGCCTTTGCCCATGGAGACCTGGACCACAGCACTCGGCTGCAGCGTGACCCCGGAGAGGGAGCGGTGGGGGCCTCAGCCAGCTTTGTGCCCTGCGTGACCAGCATCCACTCCTTCAcctctgcctttctcttctccattgAGGTGCAGGTGACAATCGGCTTTGGGGGACGCATGGTGACAGAGGAGTGCCCGGCTGCCATCCTGGTGCTGATTGTGCAGAACATCGTGGGACTGGTGATCAATGCCATCATGCTGGGCTGCATCTTCATGAAGACCTCGCAGGCTCACCGCCGGGCCGAGACCCTCATCTTCAGCAAGCATGCGGTCATCGCCCTGAGGGAGGGCAAGCTCTGCTTCATGCTGCGGGTGGGTGACCTCCGGAAGAGCATGATCATCAGCGCCACCATCCGCATGCAGGTGGTGAAGAAGACTGCCAGCCTGGAGGGGGAGGTGGTACCCCTCAACCAGATTGACATCCAGATGGAGAACCCCGTGGGGGGCAACAGCATCTTCCTGGTCTCCCCACTCATCATCTACCACGTGATAGACAAGAACAGCCCCCTCTACGACATCTCTCCCCTGAACCTTCACCACCACGAGGACCTGGAGATCATCGTCATCTTGGAAGGGGTGGTGGAGACCACTGGCATCACAACTCAAGCCAGAACCTCCTACCTGGCAGATGAAATCCTCTGGGGCCAAAGGTTTGTGCCCATTGTGGCAGAGGAAGATGGGCGATACTCTGTGGACTACTCTAAATTCGGCAACACGGTGAAAGTGCCCACCCCTTCGTGCACTGCtaggcagctggaggaggacaAGAGCATTATGGACACCATGCCATTGTCCCCTAAAGGAACAATAAGGAAAAGGTCTGTCAAGCTAAAGCCCAAATTTACCATAAGCGATGAGCCTTCCTGA